Proteins found in one Zea mays cultivar B73 chromosome 1, Zm-B73-REFERENCE-NAM-5.0, whole genome shotgun sequence genomic segment:
- the LOC100283898 gene encoding uncharacterized LOC100283898 produces MDSRQGQQPNYKIYIRMMKTVLLDVKSTDTIDQIKSKIGALEGIDNSQQELFFAGSHLEKDNRLADYNIMTNSCVDLYVTDGMQISVSIPSVWKTIKLNVMKSQSVADVKAMIEQMGGIPLDEQILMHGCQKLEDNKLLSQCGLSNGHTLHVLVRPTDRLHISVDVDGEETLNLDVKSWYTVADVKLMIDTLEGLPARTQILMHTQPGGANTVLKDIETLQNQGIKNNDIVALYHKVNFFVKTYEGRNLVLSMRTCDTAEEIMKVIEEKLKVNTGVYYLHYRGRVLALGDTLRKHKIENNCTVDVRLRNSHVTK; encoded by the exons ATGGACTCCCGCCAGGGCCAGCAGCCCAACTACAAG ATTTATATTAGGATGATGAAAACAGTTCTGCTTGACGTGAAGTCCACTGATACCATAGATCAGATTAAGTCTAAGATTGGTGCTTTAGAGGGGATTGACAATAGCCAGCAAGAGCTCTTTTTTGCTGGAAGTCATTTGGAGAAGGACAACAGACTTGCTGATTACAACATCATGACAAACTCTTGTGTCGACCTTTATGTAACTGATGGGATGCAGATCTCTGTCAGTATCCCCTCTGTTTGGAAGACCATCAAGCTCAATGTGATGAAATCCCAGAGTGTTGCTGATGTCAAGGCGATGATCGAACAGATGGGGGGAATTCCTCTGGATGAACAAATCCTGATGCATGGATGCCAAAAGCTTGAGGACAACAAGTTGTTGAGTCAGTGTGGCTTGAGCAATGGCCACACCCTGCATGTTTTGGTCCGCCCCACCGACAGGCTGCATATCTCCGTGGATGTTGATGGTGAAGAAACTCTGAATCTGGATGTCAAAAGCTGGTATACTGTTGCTGATGTCAAGTTGATGATCGACACCTTGGAGGGTTTACCTGCAAGAACACAGATACTCATGCACACTCAACCTGGTGGCGCTAACACAGTACTCAAAGACATTGAAACACTGCAGAATCAAGGCATCAAGAACAACGACATTGTCGCTCTGTATCATAAAGTCAACTTCTTCGTCAAGACATATGAGGGGAGGAATCTAGTGTTATCAATGAGGACTTGTGACACTGCAGAGGAAATCATGAAGGTGATTGAAGAAAAGCTTAAGGTCAACACAGGTGTTTACTACCTGCACTACAGGGGGCGTGTTCTGGCTCTTGGGGATACTCTTCGGAAGCACAAGATCGAGAACAATTGCACGGTCGATGTCCGCCTTCGGAATTCACATGTAACGAAGTGA